From the Nitrobacter hamburgensis X14 genome, one window contains:
- a CDS encoding N-acetylmuramoyl-L-alanine amidase, whose product MFASASSDLKRRCPLPIPKALAGMSTFVPDSSVVSDTVPSLNFGDRAKGRQPDMIVLHYTGMPDVEGALARLCTSGTDVSAHYVVLEDGRIVQCVQEAKRAWHAGVASWAGEEDINSCSIGIEIVNRGHDWGYPDFPLRQVAAVIALCRGIILRRDIPAHRVVGHSDVAPARKKDPGEKFPWHSLADSGVGHWVRPSPIVRGDVLKTGSEGDDVRALQQSLARYGYGIKASGTFDTPTMEVVTAFQRHFRPERVDGVADQSTLNTLRTLHESLPDPDRRRGITRDQLRA is encoded by the coding sequence ATGTTCGCGTCTGCCAGTTCCGATTTGAAGCGTCGATGCCCCCTCCCGATCCCCAAGGCCCTCGCTGGAATGTCGACCTTCGTCCCGGACTCATCGGTCGTCTCCGACACCGTGCCTTCCTTGAACTTCGGCGACCGCGCCAAAGGACGGCAGCCGGACATGATCGTGCTGCACTACACCGGGATGCCCGACGTCGAGGGCGCGCTGGCGCGGCTGTGCACCTCCGGAACCGACGTGTCCGCACATTATGTCGTGCTCGAGGACGGTCGCATTGTGCAGTGCGTCCAGGAGGCGAAGCGAGCCTGGCACGCCGGCGTCGCCTCATGGGCCGGCGAGGAAGACATCAACTCCTGTTCGATCGGGATCGAGATCGTCAATCGCGGCCACGACTGGGGCTATCCGGATTTTCCGCTACGGCAGGTCGCGGCTGTCATCGCGCTGTGCCGCGGTATCATTCTTCGACGCGATATCCCGGCTCATCGCGTTGTCGGCCATTCCGACGTCGCTCCTGCGCGCAAGAAAGATCCCGGCGAAAAATTTCCGTGGCATTCGCTGGCAGATTCCGGCGTCGGCCACTGGGTCCGACCTTCGCCGATCGTGCGCGGCGACGTGCTGAAGACCGGCAGCGAGGGCGACGATGTCCGTGCGCTACAGCAATCGCTGGCGCGATACGGCTACGGCATCAAGGCCAGCGGGACATTCGACACTCCGACCATGGAAGTTGTCACGGCCTTTCAGCGTCACTTCCGGCCCGAACGCGTCGACGGGGTCGCCGATCAATCGACCTTGAACACGCTGCGAACCCTGCACGAAAGCCTGCCGGACCCCGACCGCCGTCGCGGCATCACGCGAGACCAGCTAAGGGCTTGA
- the rsmH gene encoding 16S rRNA (cytosine(1402)-N(4))-methyltransferase RsmH, whose translation MTASPVRHVPVLGREAVAMLAPRAGGVYVDATFGAGGYSRAILAVADTRVIGIDRDRSAIAGGFALVEESGGRLTLVEDRFSNLAAVCAAEGADVVDGIVMDVGVSSMQLDEADRGFSFRLDGPLDMRMSGHGPTAADVVARASETDLANIIYIFGEERRSRAVARAIVAARRDAPVATTRALADIVSKVVRAKPHEIHPATRTFQALRIFVNEELDELIAALAAAERVLRPGGRLAVVSFHSLEDRIVKNFFALRGKTGGGSRHRPEIERAAPSFAILTRRPVTAGQEEVSANPRARSAKLRAAERTAAPATADDGESPGWPSLANVMRGG comes from the coding sequence ATGACGGCTTCCCCGGTTCGGCATGTGCCCGTGCTCGGCCGCGAGGCCGTCGCCATGCTCGCGCCGCGTGCCGGCGGCGTCTACGTCGATGCGACCTTCGGGGCCGGAGGCTATTCCCGCGCCATTCTCGCCGTTGCGGATACCCGCGTGATCGGGATCGACCGCGACCGTAGCGCCATTGCCGGCGGCTTTGCCCTGGTAGAGGAGTCGGGCGGCAGGCTGACGCTGGTCGAGGACCGCTTCTCCAATCTCGCCGCGGTCTGCGCGGCGGAGGGTGCCGACGTCGTGGACGGCATCGTCATGGATGTCGGCGTGTCCTCGATGCAGCTCGACGAGGCCGATCGCGGCTTCTCGTTTCGTCTCGATGGGCCGCTCGACATGCGCATGAGCGGGCACGGGCCGACCGCCGCCGACGTGGTGGCGCGCGCCTCCGAGACCGATCTCGCCAATATCATCTATATCTTCGGCGAGGAGCGCCGCTCGCGCGCCGTGGCCCGCGCCATCGTCGCGGCACGGCGGGACGCGCCGGTCGCGACCACGCGGGCGCTGGCCGATATCGTATCAAAGGTGGTGCGCGCCAAGCCGCACGAGATTCATCCGGCGACGCGGACGTTCCAGGCGCTGCGGATTTTCGTCAACGAGGAGCTCGACGAACTGATCGCGGCGCTGGCGGCGGCGGAACGCGTGCTCAGGCCAGGCGGCCGGCTTGCGGTGGTGTCCTTTCATTCGCTGGAAGACCGAATCGTCAAGAATTTCTTCGCCCTGCGCGGCAAGACGGGCGGCGGCTCGCGCCACCGGCCGGAAATCGAACGGGCCGCGCCGAGCTTTGCCATCCTGACCAGGCGTCCGGTGACGGCCGGACAGGAAGAAGTGAGCGCCAACCCGCGGGCGCGCTCCGCCAAGCTGCGCGCCGCCGAGCGGACCGCTGCGCCCGCAACCGCTGACGATGGCGAGTCTCCGGGCTGGCCCTCGCTCGCAAACGTGATGCGGGGAGGTTGA
- the ftsL gene encoding cell division protein FtsL has protein sequence MRIIHFLVVCALVYAASYVYRIKMDSTARTERVLRLHAQVREQREAIAVLRAEWARLDAPRRLQILAERHLKLKPIEATQFDSLKNLPERPPSLVPPGTSDPIGAMIEIVDPDVVTGSLPSSEDPR, from the coding sequence ATGCGGATCATCCATTTCCTCGTGGTCTGCGCGCTGGTCTATGCGGCATCGTATGTCTATCGCATCAAGATGGATTCGACGGCCCGCACCGAGCGCGTGTTGCGGCTCCATGCGCAGGTGCGTGAGCAGCGCGAGGCGATCGCGGTGCTGCGTGCGGAATGGGCCAGGCTCGATGCGCCGAGGCGTCTGCAGATTCTGGCCGAGCGGCATCTGAAACTGAAGCCGATCGAAGCCACGCAGTTCGACTCGCTGAAGAACCTGCCGGAACGGCCGCCGAGCCTGGTGCCGCCCGGCACCTCGGATCCGATCGGCGCCATGATCGAGATCGTCGATCCCGATGTCGTCACCGGCTCGCTGCCGTCGTCGGAGGACCCGCGATGA
- a CDS encoding peptidoglycan D,D-transpeptidase FtsI family protein, whose amino-acid sequence MTGQNMPDRGSHAPSVAWSQRMIRNLLYGRNVDRAAKARVRVGLVIIVFGLIYAVIAARLVMFAAFPDDRGGHRTASQDAIATARPDIVDRNGQVLATDVKAPSLFGEPRRIIDRDEAVELLTATLPDLETAEVRQRLGTRKGFVWLKREITPSQQKEIHNLGIPGIGFLRENKRVYPSGREVAHLIGLVNIDNQGIAGMEKWLDSNGLADLHRAGFATDRLQKPVELSVDLRVEHALRDELVKAKEHYHAKAASGLVSNVRTGEIVAMVSLPDFDPNNPKEAHDPDRINRLTTGVYEMGSTFKAFTLAMALDSGKYDLNSMWDARAPLHYGRFTIHDDHRLGRFINMKEVFTYSSNIGAARIALAQGVEAHKAFLRKLGQMDRLRTELPESAAPILPRKWGELNTVTIAYGHGIAVAPLQAVMGIDALVNGGWLIPPTFLKRSEADAMKLAKRVIKKETSDKMRFLLRLNAEVGTARKADVKGYYVGGKTGTAEKVINGRYAKKRVLNAFTAILPADNPQYQLLVMLDEPQPLKETHGFITSGWNAVPTGGKVIARIAPLLGVQPRFDLPPSERLILAASRTTQ is encoded by the coding sequence ATGACCGGCCAGAACATGCCCGATCGCGGCAGTCACGCGCCGTCCGTGGCGTGGAGCCAGCGCATGATCCGCAACCTGCTCTACGGGCGCAATGTCGATCGCGCCGCCAAGGCGCGGGTGCGCGTCGGCCTCGTCATCATCGTATTCGGCCTGATCTATGCGGTGATCGCGGCACGCCTCGTCATGTTTGCAGCGTTCCCGGACGACCGGGGAGGACACCGCACCGCGTCGCAGGATGCGATCGCCACCGCGCGGCCCGATATCGTCGATCGTAACGGCCAGGTTCTTGCCACCGACGTCAAGGCGCCAAGCCTGTTCGGCGAGCCGCGCCGCATCATCGACAGGGACGAAGCAGTCGAGTTGCTGACGGCGACGCTCCCCGACCTCGAGACCGCCGAGGTCCGCCAGCGACTCGGTACCCGCAAGGGCTTCGTCTGGCTGAAGCGCGAGATCACCCCGTCGCAGCAGAAGGAAATCCATAATCTCGGCATTCCTGGTATCGGCTTTCTGCGCGAGAACAAGCGCGTCTATCCAAGCGGCCGCGAGGTGGCGCATCTGATCGGCCTGGTCAACATCGACAACCAGGGCATCGCCGGCATGGAGAAGTGGCTCGACAGCAACGGGCTCGCCGATCTGCATCGCGCCGGCTTCGCCACCGACCGCCTGCAAAAGCCCGTGGAGCTGTCGGTCGACCTGCGCGTCGAGCACGCGCTGCGCGACGAACTGGTCAAGGCCAAGGAGCACTATCACGCCAAGGCCGCCTCGGGCCTCGTCTCCAACGTGCGGACCGGCGAGATCGTGGCGATGGTCTCTCTGCCGGACTTCGATCCGAACAACCCGAAGGAGGCGCATGATCCTGATCGCATCAACCGTTTGACCACGGGCGTGTACGAAATGGGGTCGACCTTCAAGGCTTTCACGCTGGCGATGGCACTCGATTCCGGCAAGTACGATCTGAATTCGATGTGGGATGCGCGTGCGCCGCTGCACTACGGCCGTTTCACGATCCATGACGACCATCGGCTCGGCCGCTTCATCAACATGAAAGAGGTGTTCACCTATTCATCCAATATCGGCGCGGCGCGGATCGCGCTTGCGCAAGGCGTCGAGGCGCACAAGGCGTTCCTGCGCAAGCTGGGCCAGATGGATCGCCTGCGCACCGAACTGCCGGAAAGCGCCGCGCCGATCCTGCCGCGCAAGTGGGGTGAGCTGAACACCGTTACCATCGCCTACGGCCACGGCATCGCAGTGGCGCCGTTGCAGGCGGTGATGGGCATCGATGCGCTGGTCAACGGCGGCTGGCTGATTCCGCCGACCTTCCTGAAGCGATCGGAGGCGGACGCGATGAAACTCGCCAAGCGCGTCATCAAAAAGGAAACCAGCGACAAGATGCGCTTCCTGTTACGGCTCAACGCGGAGGTCGGAACCGCGAGGAAGGCCGACGTCAAGGGCTACTATGTCGGCGGCAAGACCGGCACCGCCGAAAAGGTGATCAACGGCCGCTACGCCAAGAAGCGCGTGCTCAACGCCTTCACCGCGATTCTGCCGGCGGACAATCCCCAATACCAGCTTCTGGTCATGCTGGACGAGCCGCAGCCGCTCAAGGAAACCCATGGCTTTATTACATCCGGCTGGAACGCGGTGCCGACCGGCGGCAAGGTGATCGCGCGCATTGCGCCGCTTCTCGGCGTGCAGCCGCGGTTCGATTTGCCGCCGTCCGAGCGCCTCATTCTTGCGGCATCCAGAACGACGCAGTAG
- a CDS encoding UDP-N-acetylmuramoyl-L-alanyl-D-glutamate--2,6-diaminopimelate ligase — MKLRELFGDDAAMDARTGELAVTGLAVDSREVKPGDLFFALAGTKTDGARFIDAAIAAGAVAVVGDHAPAGACVPSVATSNPRRALALAAAKFYPRQPATIAAVTGTSGKTSVAAFTRQIWQRLGHPSASIGTIGVVAPSRAVYGSVTTPDPISLHRELDQLVGEGVTHLALEASSHGLDQYRLDGVRVRAAGFTNLSRDHMDYHPTVAHYLDTKLRLFRDLVEPDGVAVISADHDCSGTVIEAASARNVRIMRVGRRGDGTHSGIRLADAVIEGFAQRVTLEHAGRERIIRLPLVGEFQIENALVSAGLVIGTGGDADQVFAALEHLEGAKGRLELVGERNGAPVFVDYAHKPDALAKALQALRPYASRKLVVVFGAGGDRDAGKRPLMGEVAAANADVVIVTDDNPRSENPAAIRAAILAAATGAREIGDRAEAIRTAIVGLQPGDALLIAGKGHETGQIVGDRVLPFSDHDAAIAALTSRAT, encoded by the coding sequence ATGAAACTTCGCGAGCTTTTCGGCGACGATGCCGCCATGGACGCGCGGACAGGCGAGCTTGCCGTCACCGGCCTCGCCGTGGACAGCCGCGAGGTGAAGCCGGGCGATCTTTTCTTCGCGCTTGCCGGCACAAAGACCGACGGCGCGCGGTTCATCGATGCCGCGATCGCGGCCGGCGCGGTTGCGGTCGTCGGTGACCACGCGCCGGCGGGTGCCTGTGTTCCGTCCGTCGCCACATCGAATCCGCGCCGGGCGCTGGCGCTGGCGGCGGCGAAATTCTATCCGCGGCAGCCCGCGACCATCGCCGCTGTCACCGGCACCAGCGGCAAGACTTCGGTCGCAGCCTTCACACGGCAGATCTGGCAGCGGCTCGGGCACCCGTCCGCCAGCATCGGCACCATCGGCGTGGTTGCGCCGTCGCGTGCGGTGTACGGCTCGGTGACGACGCCCGATCCGATCTCATTGCATCGCGAACTCGATCAGCTTGTGGGCGAGGGCGTCACGCATCTGGCGCTGGAAGCGTCTTCGCACGGACTCGATCAATATCGACTCGACGGCGTGCGTGTGCGCGCCGCCGGCTTCACCAACCTGTCGCGCGACCACATGGATTATCACCCGACCGTCGCGCACTATCTCGATACAAAACTGCGGCTGTTCCGCGATCTGGTCGAGCCGGACGGCGTCGCGGTGATTTCCGCCGATCACGACTGTTCGGGCACGGTGATCGAGGCGGCGAGCGCGCGTAACGTCCGGATAATGCGTGTCGGCCGCCGCGGCGACGGCACGCATAGCGGCATTCGTCTGGCCGATGCGGTCATCGAGGGCTTTGCGCAACGGGTGACTCTCGAACACGCCGGACGCGAGCGTATCATTCGTCTGCCCCTGGTCGGCGAATTCCAGATCGAGAACGCGCTGGTGTCGGCGGGGCTCGTCATCGGCACCGGCGGCGACGCGGATCAGGTGTTCGCGGCACTCGAGCATCTCGAAGGCGCGAAAGGACGGCTTGAGCTGGTCGGCGAGCGCAACGGCGCGCCGGTTTTTGTCGATTACGCCCACAAGCCGGACGCGCTAGCGAAGGCGTTGCAGGCGTTGCGACCTTACGCTAGCCGCAAACTCGTAGTGGTGTTCGGTGCCGGCGGCGATCGCGACGCGGGGAAACGTCCGCTGATGGGCGAGGTCGCCGCCGCCAACGCGGACGTGGTCATCGTCACCGACGACAACCCGCGCAGCGAAAATCCCGCCGCCATTCGTGCAGCGATCCTCGCCGCCGCCACAGGCGCGCGCGAGATCGGCGATCGCGCCGAGGCGATCCGAACTGCGATTGTCGGCTTGCAACCGGGCGACGCATTGCTGATCGCCGGCAAGGGCCACGAGACCGGGCAGATCGTCGGCGATCGCGTGCTGCCGTTCAGCGATCATGACGCCGCCATCGCAGCGCTGACTTCGAGGGCGACATGA